The sequence CGCCCACGGCGAAAAACCCTGCGTGCGCCTCGCCGAAATCCGGCTCGGTCTCATTCCGGAACACAAGGTTCTCCTCGCCGCAGCGCGCCCAGAGCTAAAAATCCGCCTGCCCGTTGACCTGTTCGAGTCCAACTCCGGCATTCCCCACCCAGCGCCGACTTCAGCCTCCCCTCCGAAACAGGCTCCGGCTCCGGCTCCGGCTCCGCCAGCCATCCGAAGCTCGTTCCTCATGGACGGATCAGGCGACGAGTCCGATCCATTCGCCGAAATGCCCATGTTGCCCGACTGGACCAATGCCGATCCCGATGGCGTGGCCCGATTGGACAACAATCCCTTCGACTTTCCCCCCCTCCCCGACCTTGCCGAGCCAGTCTCGACAGCCAAACCCGTCCCCAAAGCAGAGCCTGCATCAAACTTTCCGCTGGCACCAACCGCACCACCGGTGGCGACACCCCGATTCAACAGCTTCACCTCACAAGAAAAGGAACACACGTCATCTTCCGTTCCTGCTGCCAAACCCCAGCGTTCAAGAGTGACCTCCACCCGCCCCGGCAGCAAACACCGCCGCCTCTTGTTGCGTGTGCTGCTCGGCACCCACGAGGACCTCGACGCCGAAGGTGCCATCCAAAAAATCTGCAAACTCCCTGGCGTCTGTGCCGTGGCCTGCATTCGTGACAATGCCTTGTTCTCCTATGCAAGCGATGGATCCAGCGAAGCGCTCTCCTTCATCCAGCAAGCCCTTCCTCTCCGGCAGCACCTGTTGCCGCTGAGCCAGGTCTCCGGACTTGAGAACACCGAAATCATCACCCTGCGCAGCGAACAACGCCTTGTCTCCTTTGCCCTCAACACCAGCCTCACCCTCGGCATCCTGCACACTCCAAGCCCGCACGAGACCGAACTGCTGGAACGCGTCACCCTTTTGACCACGGAACTCGCCGCCATGCTTGCATCCGACGACGCTTAGAGGTAAATCCTCTGCACCAAACAACGGCTGGAGAAATTCAACGCATCGATAACGTATGGCGGTCATTCACGAAGAACAGCGCACCGTCAGTTTCAAGATCGTCTACGGCGGTCCCCCGCTTGGCGGCAAGACCACCAACGTCCAGCACATCCACTCCTGCCTGGACCCCGACACCCGCAGCGACCTCGTCAGCCTCGCTTCGGCAGCCGACCGAACCCTGTTCTTCGACTTCCTCGCCATCGACGCGCCCATGCCCAACGGCTACCAGGCAAAGTTTCATCTCTACACCGTTCCCGGCCAGGTCCTCTACAACGCCACCTACCAGCTCGTCCTTCGTCAGGCCGATGGCATCGTGTTTGTCGCCGACTCACAGATGGATCGCATGGTCGACAACATCCAGGCATGGGAGATCCTGCAAACCAACCTCAAACGCAACGGCCAGTCCCTCGACCGCATCCCCCTGGTCCTCCAATACAACAAGCGCGATCTCCCCAACGTCGCCCCAATCGAATACATGGAATACCTGCTCAACTCCGGCGAGCGTCGATTCTACAGCTACGAAGGCGCCGCCGCGCACGGTCACAACGTCCTCTCAACCCTCAACACCATCTCGCATTCTGTGCTCACCCGCTTCAATGCCATGATGGAGGCCGAGAGACAAAACGCCACCGTGGAAGCTGTCAGCGCGTGATACGCATGGATGCCAGCGCCGCCGAAGCCTATTTTCATCAGCAAATGCCCCTCACCAAGGCCATGGGGCTGCGTGTGGAATCCTGTGATGCCGATCACATTGAACTCAGCGCCCCGCTTGAGCTGAATCACAACCACCTGGGCACCGCCTTCGGTGGCAGCCTCGCCGCTCTCGCAACTTCTGCCGGATACGGCATGCTGTGGACCATCCTGCAAGATCCGAGCTTCCATCTCGTCATTCGCAACAGCAGCCTCACCTACCATCGCCCGGTGCGCGGTCCAATCCGCGCCATCTGCCGCCGACCCGACGAAGCCCCCCTCGCCGAATTCCAGTCCACCCTTGCCGCCAAAGGCAGGGCCCGCATCGATTGCGAAGTCCACATCGAAGAAAACGGCGAACGCGCCCTTACCTTCATCGGCACCTTTGTTGCCATTCGCTAGTCACTGCAGCCTGCCTCTCACAGGGCAGTCCGTTGCATGGATCACCATCCCCGTGGAAGAATCCCGCCATTCCGAGCGTATTTCCCTTGTGCCCATCCGCCCTGCCCCGATCTGCCAACCTCTCATTGCCCTCAGCACCCTGCTGGGCACGATGATGGCAGCCCTCAGCGCCCCGGTCGTTTCTTTCGACAACCAGGTCCAGGCCGTCATTGCCAAAGCCGGCTGCAACCTCGGCACCTGTCACGGCAACGCGACTGGGAAGGGCGGCTTCAAAATGTCGCTGCGCGGGGACGACCTCGACTACGACTTCGCCGCCCTCGTGCAGGACGCCAGCGGCCGACGCGTCAACCTCATGCAGCCCGAAAACAGCCTGCTGCTGCTCAAAGCCACCCAGGGCATTGCCCACGAAGGCGGCAAACGTTTCGATACGAACTCCTGGGAATACCGCACCCTGCACGACTGGATCGCCCAAGGTGCCACCCGCCACCAGAAAGACACCCCCACTCTCACCAGCCTCGACGTCTCCCCCATCCAGCAAATCCTCATCGCCTCAGCGAAATCGGTCCAGCTCAGCGTCATCGCCAAATTCTCCGATGGCACCCAACAAGACGTCGCCTCCCAGGCCGTCTACGAACCCGCCCAAATCGGACTCGTCAAGATCTCCCCGAGCGGTCATGTCACCTCCCTCCAGCCCGGCGAAGCCACCATCATCGTCCGCTTCCTCAAACAACAGCAGGCCGTCACCCTCACCTTCGTTCCCGAAAACCCCACCTTCGCGTGGCAACCCACCCAGCAAAAGAATTTCATCGACCGCCACATCTTCGCCAAACTCAAATCCCTGCGCATGAACCCGTCGCCGCTTGCCGACGACCAAACCTACCAACGCCGCGCCCATCTCGACCTCCTCGGCATCCCCCCCACCGCCGCCGAAGCCCGCAGTTTTGCTTCCGATAAATCCCCCGACAAACGCGAACGACTCATCGAGAAACTCCTTGCCCGATCCGAGTTCACCGACTTCTGGACCCTCAAATGGGCTGATGCCTTGCGCGTCGAATCCCGCACCATGGACAAAACCGGCATGACCAAATTCCATGCCTGGATTCGCGACGCCATCGCCACCAACCGCCCGGTCAACCAGTTCGCCCGCGACATCCTCGCCGCCCAAGGCAGCACCTACAACGTCCCCCAAGCCAACTTCTACCGCGCCATGCGCGACCCCAATGCCCGCGCCGAAGGCATCGCGCGCATCTTCCTCGGCACCCGCCTCCAGTGCGCCCAATGCCACAACCATCCCTTCGACCGCTGGACCCAGGACGATTACTTCAACTGGTCCGCCGTCTTCTCCCGCATCGATTACCAGCTCCTCGACCAAAAAAGCGTCGACAAAAACGACAAACACTTCTTCAACGGCGACCAGATCGTCCAGATCAATCTCAAGGCCAAACTCGAGAACCCTCGCACCGGCAACCCCGCCCAGGCCAAACTCCTCGGTGCTGCACTTCTCGATCCTAAATCCCTCGAAGAGAAACGGGACCTGCAAACCGCGGCCGACTGGGTCACCAGCCCAGCCAACCCCCTCTTCGCCCAGGCCCAGGTCAACCGCATTTGGTTCCACCTCATGGGCCGCGGACTCGTCGATCCCGTCGATGATTTCCGCGCCACCAACCCCGCCTCCCATCCCGCCCTGCTCCGCGAACTCGCCGACACCTTCGTCAAAAGCGGCTACGACATGCGCCACATGATCCGCCTCATCATGACCTCGCGCAGCTACCAGCTCAGCAGCGAACCCAACGACTCCAACGTCACCGATCAGGTCAACTACTCCCACGCCATCATCCGTCGGCTCAGCGCCGAACAACTTCTCGACACCCTCAATCAATTCGCCGGTGTCCCCGCCAAGTTCGACGACTTCCCCCAATACACCCGCGCCAGCCAGCTTCCCGGCCCCATTCACAACCGCAGACGCGGATCACGCAACGACAGCATGAGTTTCCTCCAGCAGTTCGGCCAGCCTCCCCGCATGCTCGCCTGCGAATGCGAACGCACCGACGACACCACCATGGGCCAGGCCTTCTCCCTCATCGGCAGCCCTCAAATCACCACCCTCATCAGCCGCAAAGACAACACCCTACGCCACCTGCTAAATCAAAAACTCCCCAGCGCCCAGATCATTGACACCCTCTTTTGGAGCGCCTTAACCCGCCCGCCCTCCAAAACCGAAAAAGACAAACTCTCTCAATATCTCGACACCGCGCCCGACCAACGGATCGCTCTCGAAGACATTGCCTGGAGCCTCATCAACGCCAAAGAGTTCGTCCTGCGGCACTAGTCAGACGCTTCTCCCGTCTCCTGGGGAGCACACGCATCTTGCGTGTCGTTTTTGGCGTCCCGCCGAAAACACGGACGCGAAGCGCCCAGAAGTTTTGTCTTGCCGACTTCCCACCGACCCGCGCAGAATGCCCATCCACCCTAACTCAGGAGCACCAAAAATATGCCGCGCCCACTCCTTTTCCTCGCCGCCCTCCTCCTCAGCGCCGCTGCGAATCTCCCCGCCCAAGACCCTTCCAAATCCAGCTTCACCACCAAATCCTACCCATTCAAATCCGATGAATTGACCAACGGCTTCATCCTTCCTAACAAAGGCCAGCTCCGCGCCCCAGGTCTTCCCGACACCCCCAACGCCAAACCAGCCGACATCACCAAATTTCTCGGCCTCAGTCATGCCGTCCTCGCCGAATACCTGCTCCCCCAAGGTGTCCACCTTCCCGAAGGCTCCCTCATCGCCTACAATCCCGCCAACTCCACCCTCACCGCCCGCACCACGGCCGAAGTCCATGCTCAGCTCTCGACGCTTTCCGAGCAAAGCCTCACGACAGTTCCAAACATCCTTCGATTCCGACTCCACCTCCTCGAAGCCGACGAAACCTCCGTCCGCACCCTTCTCAGCAAAACCCGACTTCCTCACGACCACACCCAGGCCTATCAGGAATTTCTCGCGACCCCCAACACCAAAGAAATCGACCTCCTCACCATCGACTCCCGCAGCGGCCAGCGCAGCATCTCCAATCAAATCACTGATTTCATCTACAACGCCGAGTTCACCGCCACCCAATCCGGCCTGCCACTCACCACAGGAAACCATGTCGAGCAAGTCGGCACCACTCTCGAAATCGATCCCGTCCTCGGCCCCGATGGCCGCACCCTCGACATCAACTACCAACTCAACCACCATTACGCCCCTCCGCAACAACGCTGGGAACCCATCGCCATCAATGGCGAAAAGCGGCAGGAAGTTCGCCTCACCAACTTCTTCAAAGCCAACAACAGCACCTCCATCATGATGTTCAGCGGCACCACCCGCCTGCTCAGCGCGTGGAAACCTCAAGACATCAATTTTCTCGAGGGCCGCCTGCAAACCGCGTTCCTCCGCGCCGACGTCGTTAAAATTCTCCCCGACACCGATCCCCAAATCGAAACCTGGTTCGGCAAAGAAGGCAAAGACCTCAAACCCAAAGCGCTCCCCAAACCAGGCGAAGACCCCCTCCTTCCTCCCGGCATGATGATGCGCACCTTCCGTGTGCCACCCGATTTTTTCAGCGTCCTGAGAGGCCAAAACAGCAACGACCACGCCCCAGCCGATCCCTTCGCCCCAGCCGCAGCATCCAGTGAACCCCAAATGACCATTCGCGCCACCGCCCTTGAAATCCTGCGTGCCCAAGGGTTCGAATTCCCCAAAGGCTCTTCTGCCAATTTCAATCCCGCCACCGGCGAACTCATCGTGCGCAACACCCAGGAAAACCTCGAAGAGCTTGAGGCCCACATCGGCAGCATCAGAATTCGTCGTCCCCAGCAACTCGTCTTCACCCTTCACCTCATCTCCGGCGACGCGACCTATCTCCGGGACATCACCACATCCGGCATTGCGTTGGCCAATCATCAAAAAATCTTTGAAACCATCCAAGCCGCCGCCAACACCAACCCCGCCCCTCATCAGTTAAAATGGCTTCATAGCACCCGGCTTCAATGCCGCTCCGGACAACGGGCCGTGTTAAAAACGGGTCCCATCCACCAATTCGTCGACCAGGTCAGCGAAACCAAACCAGCCCCAAC comes from Phragmitibacter flavus and encodes:
- a CDS encoding DUF1549 and DUF1553 domain-containing protein, which translates into the protein MPIRPAPICQPLIALSTLLGTMMAALSAPVVSFDNQVQAVIAKAGCNLGTCHGNATGKGGFKMSLRGDDLDYDFAALVQDASGRRVNLMQPENSLLLLKATQGIAHEGGKRFDTNSWEYRTLHDWIAQGATRHQKDTPTLTSLDVSPIQQILIASAKSVQLSVIAKFSDGTQQDVASQAVYEPAQIGLVKISPSGHVTSLQPGEATIIVRFLKQQQAVTLTFVPENPTFAWQPTQQKNFIDRHIFAKLKSLRMNPSPLADDQTYQRRAHLDLLGIPPTAAEARSFASDKSPDKRERLIEKLLARSEFTDFWTLKWADALRVESRTMDKTGMTKFHAWIRDAIATNRPVNQFARDILAAQGSTYNVPQANFYRAMRDPNARAEGIARIFLGTRLQCAQCHNHPFDRWTQDDYFNWSAVFSRIDYQLLDQKSVDKNDKHFFNGDQIVQINLKAKLENPRTGNPAQAKLLGAALLDPKSLEEKRDLQTAADWVTSPANPLFAQAQVNRIWFHLMGRGLVDPVDDFRATNPASHPALLRELADTFVKSGYDMRHMIRLIMTSRSYQLSSEPNDSNVTDQVNYSHAIIRRLSAEQLLDTLNQFAGVPAKFDDFPQYTRASQLPGPIHNRRRGSRNDSMSFLQQFGQPPRMLACECERTDDTTMGQAFSLIGSPQITTLISRKDNTLRHLLNQKLPSAQIIDTLFWSALTRPPSKTEKDKLSQYLDTAPDQRIALEDIAWSLINAKEFVLRH
- a CDS encoding YiiD C-terminal domain-containing protein → MDASAAEAYFHQQMPLTKAMGLRVESCDADHIELSAPLELNHNHLGTAFGGSLAALATSAGYGMLWTILQDPSFHLVIRNSSLTYHRPVRGPIRAICRRPDEAPLAEFQSTLAAKGRARIDCEVHIEENGERALTFIGTFVAIR
- a CDS encoding GTP-binding protein, which gives rise to MAVIHEEQRTVSFKIVYGGPPLGGKTTNVQHIHSCLDPDTRSDLVSLASAADRTLFFDFLAIDAPMPNGYQAKFHLYTVPGQVLYNATYQLVLRQADGIVFVADSQMDRMVDNIQAWEILQTNLKRNGQSLDRIPLVLQYNKRDLPNVAPIEYMEYLLNSGERRFYSYEGAAAHGHNVLSTLNTISHSVLTRFNAMMEAERQNATVEAVSA